The Desulfovibrio fairfieldensis sequence GCGCTGACGGCGGCAGCCCCAGCAGGCCGCCGAACACGGATTTCATGGACAGGCCCATGAGCACCGGCCTGCCGAAAACCAGCCAGTCCTCCGGATGGGACAGCAGGGCCAGATTATGTTCCAGCGTCTTGCCGAAACCAATGCCGGGGTCCAGCACGATGCGGTTTTCCGGCAGCCCGGCGGCGGTCAGGCGGGCCAGTTGACGTTCAAAAAATTCCAGCACGTCGCGACGCACGTCGTCATAGCGCGGGTCGCGCTGCATATTTTCCGGACGGCCCCGGCTGTGCATCAGCACATAGCCCGGCTTGTACTGGACCAGCACGTCCAGCAGCTCCGGATCAAAGGCGCAGGCCGAAATGTCGTTGATGATCACGGCCCCCTGCTCCAAAGCCGCAACAGCGGTAGCCGCGTGATAGGTATCCACGGAAACGACCGCGCCGGGCGCGCGTTGCCGCAGACCGGCCAGCACGGGCAAAAGGCGGGCCAGTTCCTCAGCGGGGCTCAACTCCGCCGCTCCGGGGCGGGAGGATTCCGCGCCCAGATCCAGAATGTCCGCGCCCTGGGCATGCAGACGCAGGGCGTGCGCCAAGCCCGCATGGGGGGCGGCATGCAGGCCGCCGTCATAAAAGGAGTCCGGCGTCAGGTTGACAATGCCCATGACGCCGAAAGGGGCGGACGCCGTCAGCGCCCTGCCCCCGCTCAGCAGCCAGGGCGCGCCCGTGCCGGACGCGCCCCGCTCATTACTGCTTGTTCCGATCCGCATGGTCGGCAGGACCTTCCTGCCCCGCCTGCCCTGCCTGATCAGGCTGATTAGTCTGGGCGGTCGATGCGTCTTCTTCCGGGCGCGTCTGACCATCCGACGGCAAGGCCGTAGCTTTTTTGTCGGCTTCCGCCGTGTCGCCGGGAGCCTCCGTTGCCTCGGTATCCGGTTCCAGGACGAAATCGCCACCCTTGTCCCGGCTTTTCGGAGCGTCGGGCGGGGAATTTTTCAGAGGCTTGCCGTTGACGTCCAGGGGCGGCAGTTCCTTGTTGTCCATCAGAAGATCCAGCTCGTCGCCGGTGATTGTCTCCCGATCCAGCAGGGCGCGCGCAATGCGGTGCAGGATTTCTTCATTATCCTGGAGGAGCTTGCGGCAACGGCTGTGGGCTTCTTCCACGATGCGCTTGACCTCGGCGTCCACCAGACGGGCCGTGTCTTCGCTGAAGTTTTTGTTCTGCACCCATTCGCGGCCGATAAAGACCTCTTCGCCGGTCTCGCCGATGGACAGCGTGCCCACAGCTTCGCTCATGCCCCACTCGCAGACCATCTTGCGGGCCATACGGGTGACGCGCTCAATGTCGTTGGACGCGCCGGTGGTGATGTCGTCGAAGATCAGTTCCTCGGCCACGCGGCCGCCCAACAGGACCACCAGGTTGTTTTTCAGATAGCTGCGGGAATAACCGTGGCGGTCTTCCTCGGGCAGCTGCATGGTCACGCCCAAAGCGCGGCCGCGCGGGATAATGGTGACCTTGTGCACCGGGTCGGAACCGGGCAGCAACCGGGCGGCCAGGGCGTGGCCGCCTTCATGGTAAGCGGTGATCCGCTTCTCCTCGTCCGAGAGGATCAGGCTGCGCCGCTCACGGCCCATGAGCACCTTGTCCTTGGCAAATTCAAAATCGCGCATATCCAGCTTGTCCTGGTTCAGCTTGGCCGCCTGCAGGGCCGCCTCGTTGACCAGGTTTTCCAGATCCGCGCCGGAAAAGCCCGGCGTGCCGCGCGCCAGCACTTCCAGGTCCACGTCCGAATCCAGGGGCGTGCGCTTGGTGTGCACTTCAAGAATGCGACGGCGGCCGCGCAGATCCGGCGTGGGCACCACCACCTGGCGGTCGAAACGGCCGGGCCGCAGCAGGGCCGGGTCCAGCACGTCCGGACGGTTGGTGGCCGCGATGAGGATGACGCCCTCATTGCTTTCAAAACCGTCCATTTCCACCAGCAACTGGTTCAGGGTCTGCTCGCGCTCGTCATGGCCCCCGCCCAGCCCGGCGCCGCGCTGGCGGCCCACGGCGTCGATTTCGTCAATAAAAATCAGGCAGGGCGCATTTTTCTTGCCCTGCACAAAGAGGTCGCGCACGCGCGAAGCGCCCACGCCCACGAACATTTCCACAAAGTCCGAGCCGGAAATGGAAAAGAACGGCACCCCGGCCTCACCGGCCACGGCGCGCGCCAGCAGGGTTTTACCCGTGCCGGGAGGGCCCACCAGCAGAACGCCCTTGGGAATGCGCCCGCCCAGGCGGGTGAACTTTTTGGGATTGGAGAGGAACTCCACCACTTCCGAAAGTTCCTCCTTGGCCTCATCCACGCCCGCCACGTCGGCAAAGGTAACGCGCGTGCTGTCCTGATTGAGCATACGCGCCTTGGAACGGCCGAAACTCATGGCTTTGCCGCCGCCGCTCTGCATCTGGCGCATGAAGAAAATCCAGACGCCGATGAGCAACAGCATGGGGAACCAGGAAACCAGAAGGGTCATATACCAGGGGGACTCTTCCGGCGGCTCGGCCTTGATTTCCACCTTTTTCTCAATAAGCCGGTTGACCAGGCCCGAATCCTGCGGGGCATAGGTCTGGATGCTCTTGTTGTCCGAGGTCTTGCCCGTGAGCGTGTGCCCCTGGATGGTCACGGATAGTACCTGCCCGTCGTCCACCTTGTTGAGGAACTCCGTGTAGGGCACCCGCTGCAGACCGGCCTGCGGTTGCTGGAACATATTAAAAAGCATGACCATCGCCAGGACGATAATCGCCCACAGCATCAGGTTGCGACTGAACTGATTCAACGCTGCCTCCGTTACGATTTCAACGCGCCGAGCGGCGCGGCCAAAGCCGGTTCCATGTCCGGCCTGGGGCGGGAAAATACTACCTGCATGCGCCCGGTGTCAAATCAGATAAACCGGGGCCGTTCCGGCAGTGCCTATCTTATAGGATATAATATTACCTGTAGGCTTGGCAATGGCCCGGTTCCGGACGGCTTTTCATCCCTTCCCCGCAACGGCCCTTGCGGAGCGGACGCTTTTCGCTTATGGTCCGTAGACCTACGGCGGGGGGACGTGTCGTCACCGGTGTGGCGCCCGGTCTTCAAAACCGGTGGCAGGCTTTACGGTCTGCGGTAGGTTCGACTCCTATGCGTCCCCGCCAGATATGCTCCGACCCGCCGGTTTCAGCTCCCCGCGATAGATACATTTTCCCGTTGAGGTTTCACTTCAGCGGGTTTTTTTATGGAATCCACGCGCGGACCGGCCGCAAGGGGATGCCGTTGTCTTGCGGTAGGCGCTGTGGTATCCAGCAAGAGACGCCGAAGAAAAAAACGGCGCGAACAGCCTTGCGCGGCGAGCGCCGGGGCGGGCTGAGGCTGGTTGTTTGTCTTTATGAAAATTCATGCACAACACGGACCATGCGTCCGTGTTTTTTGTTTTTGGAGCGTTTCAAGCGATAAATGCTCTGATATCCGGGCGGGACATGCGGCCATTTGTGAACACCGCAAATAAAAAAAACCGTTTCCGACCGATGGAGAAGAGGCGCAGCGGGAATCGCACGTTTTCCCGGCTGAAAAGACACTATATCCCAATAAAATATACTCTAGTGAGGAACAGCCATGAAGCTGTCGACAAAAATCTGTTTGAGCATGGCCGTACTGACGGTCCTGATGACCATTCTGGCAGGATTTTTGCTGATGGAGCTGGATAAGGTCAACGATTTCGTCACCACCCTGGCCCACCGCAACATTCCCACCATCAGTGTGGCTGGTCAATATAACAACGACATGTCGGAACACCGCATTGCCGAAGTGCGGCACGTCTACGCCACGGACCCGGCGATCATCGCCCGCATTGACAAGGAAATCATCCAATGGCGGGAAAAGCTCTCCGCGTATCTCAACACCTTGCAAGGCTTGATCCATACCCCGGAAGGCAGGGAAAAGCTGGACAACGTCAAGAAGGAAAGCCGGGACTACTTCGCCAGCTCGGACAAAATGCTCACCATGTCGCGGGAACAGAAAAACGAGCAGGCCGTGAATTTTCTGATCAGGGAATCGCACAAGGAATATCTCGAGCTTTGCGACACCATCAATGCCCTGGTGACCTACGCCACGGACAACGCCGACATGGTCAACCGCCAGGGAGACGAGGTCTACGCGCAGGCCCGGAATATCGGCATCGGCCTGACCATCGCGGCCATCCTTGCCGCAATCGTGCTGATCGTGCTGATCGTGCGCAACGTCATCCGCCAACTCGGCAAGGACCCTGGCGCGTTAAATTCCATCGCCATGCGCGTGGAGCACGGCGACTACAATATTGACGACGGCAGCCCCAAAATCGGCGTGTA is a genomic window containing:
- the folP gene encoding dihydropteroate synthase, whose protein sequence is MRIGTSSNERGASGTGAPWLLSGGRALTASAPFGVMGIVNLTPDSFYDGGLHAAPHAGLAHALRLHAQGADILDLGAESSRPGAAELSPAEELARLLPVLAGLRQRAPGAVVSVDTYHAATAVAALEQGAVIINDISACAFDPELLDVLVQYKPGYVLMHSRGRPENMQRDPRYDDVRRDVLEFFERQLARLTAAGLPENRIVLDPGIGFGKTLEHNLALLSHPEDWLVFGRPVLMGLSMKSVFGGLLGLPPSARGTATQTATALLWSRGVFWHRVHDVAAARQSLTVAAAFSPESCPIE
- the ftsH gene encoding ATP-dependent zinc metalloprotease FtsH translates to MNQFSRNLMLWAIIVLAMVMLFNMFQQPQAGLQRVPYTEFLNKVDDGQVLSVTIQGHTLTGKTSDNKSIQTYAPQDSGLVNRLIEKKVEIKAEPPEESPWYMTLLVSWFPMLLLIGVWIFFMRQMQSGGGKAMSFGRSKARMLNQDSTRVTFADVAGVDEAKEELSEVVEFLSNPKKFTRLGGRIPKGVLLVGPPGTGKTLLARAVAGEAGVPFFSISGSDFVEMFVGVGASRVRDLFVQGKKNAPCLIFIDEIDAVGRQRGAGLGGGHDEREQTLNQLLVEMDGFESNEGVILIAATNRPDVLDPALLRPGRFDRQVVVPTPDLRGRRRILEVHTKRTPLDSDVDLEVLARGTPGFSGADLENLVNEAALQAAKLNQDKLDMRDFEFAKDKVLMGRERRSLILSDEEKRITAYHEGGHALAARLLPGSDPVHKVTIIPRGRALGVTMQLPEEDRHGYSRSYLKNNLVVLLGGRVAEELIFDDITTGASNDIERVTRMARKMVCEWGMSEAVGTLSIGETGEEVFIGREWVQNKNFSEDTARLVDAEVKRIVEEAHSRCRKLLQDNEEILHRIARALLDRETITGDELDLLMDNKELPPLDVNGKPLKNSPPDAPKSRDKGGDFVLEPDTEATEAPGDTAEADKKATALPSDGQTRPEEDASTAQTNQPDQAGQAGQEGPADHADRNKQ